The nucleotide sequence TTGCAAAATAAAGCCACTCTACAATGAGATAAGGGAAGCCTGCAAGAGGAATTATCACCCAAGCCAGGAAATTGCAATAGATGAACGAATGGTTGCCTCAAAAGCGCGCACTGGTCTCAAACAGTACATGAAAAACAAGCCGACTCGTTGGGGATACAAGCTCTTTGTCCTTGCAGAATCCAAGAGTGGATACACCTGGGACTTTTTTGTGTATGAAGGGAAGATGCAGGGAAGCAGTGGCAAGGGGCTCAGTTATGAGTCTGTGATGGACCTCGTAGACACTCGGTTGCTGGGCACTGGCTACAAACTGTTTGTGGACAATTTTTACACAAGTCCAGCCCTTTTTCGCGACCTCCTTCAAATGAGGATCTGGGCATGTGGAACCATCCGCCCACATGTAATTGGATTTCCAAAGACCAAATTAAACACTCTAGACTCAAAATCCCTCCGCGGAAGCATGCGCTGGATCAGAAAAGACTCACTCCTGTTTGTCCAGTGGCGAGATACGAGGGATGTCTATATGTGTTCATCACTCCACACGGCCCATGCAGGTGATACAGTCTGCAGGAGGGTCAAGGGTGCAGATGGGCAGTGGGCAGTGAAGGAAATCTGTGTTCCTCCAGCTGTAAAGGATTACAACAGGTGCATACTATATATTCAGCCATGTTATAAACTTTTTCGTGTGCTTGGTATAATAATGTTTT is from Plectropomus leopardus isolate mb unplaced genomic scaffold, YSFRI_Pleo_2.0 unplaced_scaffold15278, whole genome shotgun sequence and encodes:
- the LOC121964333 gene encoding piggyBac transposable element-derived protein 4-like — protein: MVASKARTGLKQYMKNKPTRWGYKLFVLAESKSGYTWDFFVYEGKMQGSSGKGLSYESVMDLVDTRLLGTGYKLFVDNFYTSPALFRDLLQMRIWACGTIRPHVIGFPKTKLNTLDSKSLRGSMRWIRKDSLLFVQWRDTRDVYMCSSLHTAHAGDTVCRRVKGADGQWAVKEICVPPAVKDYNRCMGGVDLSDALIGYYTVLHKTQRWYKTFFYHFMDIAIVNAYLLHKAIALVKGETPMNQKAFRETLVEELAEAGSPSTPVPPPAPRRRSHLPVYISGHSTEGRLRCKHCQMKTPTKCRTCDVPLCFVLKRNCYTDWHDQNNL